The genomic interval CAGCTGGCACAGTTTGTTCAGCTGCTCGATCGCGTACTGCGGGTTGCGGATGCAGATGTTCTCGGTGATCTCGACCTCGATCTGGCCAGGGGAAATCCCGTAGCGCACCAGCGCATCGCGCATCTTCTCGAAAAAGTCGCCGCGATCGAGGTATTGCGGCGACAGGTTCAGCGACAGGCGCACCGCCTGGCCACTCACCAGATTCCATTGCAGCATGTCGCGGCACAGGGCGACGATCATCCAGTCCGAGATCGGCAGCATCAGGCCGTTCTCTTCGGCGAAGGGTAAAAATTCGCCGGCCGACAGCAGGCCGCGGGTCGGGTGGTTCCAGCGCATCAGCGCCTCGGCGCCGATGATGCGGCCGCTGCCCGAGTCGATCTGCGGCTGGTAGTACATCTCCAGTTCGCCATGCTCGAGCGCGCGGCGCAGCGACTGCTCGAGCGCGATCTTCTGGTGCGACACGTCGAGCATCGAGTCGTGATAGAAGCTGTGACCGTTCTTGCCCAGCGCCTTGACCTGGTACATGGCGATGTCGGCGTGGCGCAGCAGCTCGTCGATCGATTCGCCGTCGCCGGGATAGATGGCGATGCCGATCGAGGCCGAGATGTGCACCTCGTGGCCATCGAGATCGAACGGACGCTGCAGGCTTTCCAGGAATTTGTCGGCGATGATGCGGGCGTCGTCGCGGTCGCGCAGTTCCGGCAGCACGATGGTGAATTCGTCGCCGCCCTGGCGCGCGATGGTATCGCCCTTGCGCAGGCATCCCTTCAGGCGCAGCGCGGCCTGCTGCAGCAGCTCGTCGCCTTTGACATGGCCGAGGGTGTCGTTCACCAGCTTGAAGCGGTCGAGGTCGATGAACATGACCGCGAGCTCGGTCTGCTTGCGCTTGGCCTGGATTACGGCCAGGCCCAGGCGGTCCTTGAACAGGATGCGGTTCGGCAGGTCGGTCAGGATGTCGTGGTAGGCCTGGTAGGAGATGACTTCCTCGGCGCGCTTCCTGTCGGTGATGTCGCGCGCCACGCCATAGGTGCCGAAGAACTCGAGCTTCTTCACCTCGCTGTCGGGCACGTGCATGCCGATCGAGTTCAGCGAGATCGTCATCAGCGTGTTGTTGAAGGTGCGGTCACCGCCGCTACTGCGGGCACCGCGGCACTTCAGGCGCAGCTCGACGTTGCGCGAGGCGCGTTCGTCGACCCTTCTCTCGTTGAACACGTAGCGCGCGCGCTCCAGGTCTTCCTCGTGCACCAGGATCGAGTAGTGCTTGCCGATCAGTTCATCGCGCGTAAAGCCCAGCAGCTGGTAGGCGCGGTCGTTCACGAAGGTGAAGCGGCCTTCGTGGTTCAGCGTGTAGATGATGTCCGGCGAGCTGTCCACCAGGTAGCGGTACATCTTTTCGGAGTTCTCGAGCTGCTGCGCGATGCGGGTGTTGTCAAGGGCCAGGCGGCGCTGCCGCAGCGCGTTGCCGACCGTTTTGAGCAGTTCCTCGCGGCTGTAGGGCTTGCGCAGGTAGTCGTAGGCACCGCGTTTCAGGGCGCCGATGGCAGCGTCGATGCCGACTTCGCCGCTCATGACGATGACGTCGGCGCCGACGCCGCGCTCGTTCATGAAGTCCATGATCTCGTGGCCGCCGATGTCGGGCAGGCGCAGGTCGAGCAGGACCAGGTCGAAACGGCTGCGCGACAGGTGGGCGATCGCCTCGGTACCGGAGCCGGCGGTCGTCAGGTGGAAGCCGCGGCCCTTCAGCAGTTCGTGGAGCGAGGCGAGCAGGCGCGGCTCGTCGTCGACCAGCAGCAGGCGTGCTTCGTTTCCGGAATCAAGCTGCCCGCTGGCGCTACCCGGGTCGCCGCTGGCGGAATAAACGTTCATCATGACCTTATACAGAACCCAGCGCGCGCGTGGACAGGGCCGGCGCGCCGCTTGCGCCGGACGGTGCCGGCAGCAGAATGTCAAATGCAGTGCCGTTCCTGCCGCTGCGGCAGGCAATATGGCCGTTCAGTTTCGTGACCAGGCCGTGCACGATCGCCAGGCCGCGGCCGCGGTGCGCGCCCTCCTTGGTGCTTTGCACCGCCGAGAACAGCTTGGCCATCACCTCGGGCGGCAAGCCCGGCCCCGTGTCGGTGACGGCCAGTTCCACGTACAGCTTGCGCTCGCGGTGCACCTGGCCGCGGTTGACGATGGCGATGCGTCCGCCGCCGGGCGCCAGCGCCTCGACCGCGTTCTTCACCAGGTTCACCAGGATCTGCTTGAGCAGGTCGGGATCGCCCTCGGCCAGGCGCGCGCCTTCATCCAACTCGGTGGCGATATCGACATTGGCCGGCACGAACTGGCCGGCACGGAACAGGCGCACGACATCGCCGGCGACGGTCGCCACGTCGATGACGCGCGCGTTGGCCGCTTGCGGCTTCAGTTCCGCCAGGCCCTGGACCAGCTGGCCGACGCGGTCGATTTCCTCGTTCAGCACCGACATCTCGGTGGCTACCGGTTCCTGGCGTTCCAGCTTGCTGTCGAGGACACTGAGGTAGTTCTTGATGATCGCCAGCGGGTTGTTCACCTCGTGCAGCAGGCGGCGCGAGGCTTCGCGGTATTCCTCGGCCACGCTGGCCAGCTGGCGCCGCGCCTGGCCGTGTTCCAGCAGCGCCGTCTCGAGCGCGCTGGCGGCCTGCACGCCGAAGGACTGCAGGAAGCGTTCGCGCTTCTGGCAGACCGGCACCTGCCAGGCGGCCACGCCGCCCACCATCACGCCCGGGCAGCGCCCTCCCGCCACCAGCGGCAGGCACACCATGCTGTCGGTGCCGAGCATGCGCAGCAGCTGTTCCTCGGCCAGGCCGAGCGGCGCGCCCTCGCGTCCGATGTACGCGATGCGGCGTGCCTGCGCCGCCGCGGCGATCTGGCCGCCCTTGGCCAGCGCCAGCGGAATGGCGAATTCGGCGATGCGCGCATTGTGGCCGCCTGGCGCGCCGACCAGCATCTGCCCGGTCGGATCCTGCAGCAGGACGACGGTATTGTCGAAGTCGAACAGGACGCGCGCCGAACGCACCATCGCCTCCAGCAGGCCCGCCTCGCTTTCCTGGCGCGCCAGGGTCCGGCCCACTTCCGACACCAGCATCATGCTCTGCATCTCGTCAAGCAGGCGCTGCTGGACCGGGTCCGGCGCCGGCGCCAGCGCCTGCGGCGCGGGAATATCGTCGGCGCCAAGCAGGTCGATGCCCGGTGGGCGGCCGCCTTGTCGACCTGGCGCGCGGCGGTGGCCAGCACCTCGTCGATCTCGCCGGCAGGAAGGCCGCACAGCGCCGCGCCATCGCGCAGCGCCTCGAGGTCGTCCGGATGGCTCGACATCAGGTGCGCCAGGCGCACGATGCGGATCAGGGGATGGGCCGCTTCCAGGCGCTCGCTCGACTCGTGGTGGTACAGCACGGCGTCGGCCAGGAAGGAATCGAGCTGCCAGCGTTCGATCAGCCAGGCGCCGGCTTCGGCATGGGTGATCTGCAGCGTGCGCTGCTCGACGGCGCACAGGTCTTCGTCGTCGAGCGCGGTGAAGTTGAAAGCGTATTCCCTGGGCGCCGTGGCCAGCAGGGCCAGGCGGCCGACGTTGTGCAGCAGGCCGCCAAGATAGGCTTCTTCCAGGTGGGGGTAGCCGATGCGGCGCGCGAGCTCGCGCGCGATCACCGCCGCGCCCAGCGAGCGCTTCCAGAAGGCGCGCAGGTCGGTGCTGTCCGAATGCGGGAAACTGCCGAAGGTCTGGAACACGGAATCGCTGATCACCAGCGTCTTGATCATGTCGGTGCCGAGCGCGGCCAGCGCCTGCTCCAGGCTGGCCCCGCGCCCGTTGCGTTGATAGGCAGAGCTGCCGGCGACGGCCAGCAGCTTGGCGGTCATGCCGGCGTCATTCGCGATCAGGGCCGCCAGTTCCTGCATGCCCAGGTCGTCGGCCTGCAGATGCTCGATCAGCTTGATGAGTATCTGCGGCATGGCCGGCAGCCGGGCAATCAGCAGGCGATTGCGGATATCCTGGTCTGGTTGGTGCATTGTCTGAGCAGGCCACTGAACGGGTTTCGGGGTGGCGCTCCCGGACGGGGCGACCACGACATGACATGGGTGCATCCTCGGAGCAGTGTGCTGTGCGCGCAGCTACTCCCGAGCTGAAGGGTCCTTAGCATATATACATTTCTGCTTGGGAACAATACTTTCCATGAAAAGTGTCTTTTTTTGCGTGGCAAATGATGCAATTTAAGGCGTTTTGTTTTCGCCTTGACAAGAGATATGCATGCCAGGGCGGTAGCGGCCTGTTTCGCCTCTGGAGGCACAGACGCATCCCGCCTTTTACGCGGGCGGGACGTTCTCAGACAGGGCTATGTCCGCGCAGGCGGCGGTAGCGCTGCGCCGTCATCCAGCAAGTCAGCGAGAGCAGGACGAAGCCGGCCTGGCCGAGTGCGAGCGTCAGCACCGAGTGCGACAGCATCGGCGAAATCACGCCCGCCACGACGGCCCCGAGCAGGGTCGAAATAAACGACTGGCAGGACGCGACGGTGCCGCGGATGTGCGGGAACAGGTCGAGCGCGAGCAGGGTCGCGCCGGGGGCGATCAGGGAACTGCCGAAGGTGAAGAAGAACATCGGCAGCACGGTCCAGGGCAGCGCCGGCGGCAGCAACAGGTGGTAGCCGACATTGAACGCCACCGCACTGAGCATGAAGCCGAAGCCGATCCAGATCTGGCGCGAAAAACTCCTCTTGCCGGCCATGCGGTTGGCCGCCATCGAACCCAGGAAAATGCCGCTCACGGTCGGCACGAACAGCCAGGCGAATTCCGAGGGCCCGAGGTGCAGGTGCACGGGAATGAGCACCGGCGCGGCCGAGATGTAAAGGAACAGCCCGGCGAAGTTCAGGGCCGCGATACCGGCCTTCATGTGGAACAGGAAGGAGCTGAAGATGGCGCCGTAGCTTTGTGCCAGGAAGCGCGGGTTGAAGGGCTGGCGCTGCGTGCGCGGCACGGTTTCCGGCAAGTGCTGCCAGCACACCCAGCCCAGGATCACGGTATAGCCGCACAGCGCGAGGAAGATCGCGCGCCAGTCGAACCAGGTCACGATCCAGCCGCCCATCACGGGCGCCATGGCCGGTGCGATCGAGAAGATCATCGTCACCATCGACAGCAAGCGCGCGGCCGGCGCATCCGAATACAGGTCGCGGATGATGGCACGCCCGACCACGACGCCGGCCCCGGCCGACACCCCCTGCAGGATGCGGAAGACCCACAGGTAGTGCACGGTGGACGCCGCCGCGCAGCCGAAGGTGCCGATTGCGAACACGACCAGCGCCACCAGGATCACGTTGCGCCGGCCAAAGGCATCCGACAGCGCGCCATGCCAGAGCACCATGCCGGCAAAGGCCAGCATGTAGGCCGTCAGCGTCTGCTGGACCTCGATGGCGGATGCGTGCAGGTCGGCGCGGATCAGCGGAAAGGCCGGCAAATAGGCGTCGATCGAGAACGGTCCCAGCATCGACAACGCGGCCAGCAGCGTGGCCAGGCCGCCGGCCGAGAGCATGACGATCTTGTGCGGCGTCGGCAATGGCACCGGGATGACCGGATCCTTGGGCAGTTGGTCGGGGTCGGTCGGTGGCAGCATTGCTTCTTCTCGCTTGTCTTGTCGCTTGTTACTCGTCTATTGCGCGTTGGCGTCCGGCTTCGGCTTGGCTTCTTCGCGGCGGTTGTAGCCGGCCACCATGTCGAAGCGGAACAGGCGGCATTCGAGGGCGCCGTTGAAGAACGGGGTCTTGCGCGCTTCCTTCAGGCGCAGCAGCTTGGGCAGCGACAGGTCGGCCGTGAACAGGAACACGGTCCAGCCGGCGAAGCGCTGCTTGAGCGTGGTGCCGAGCGCGGAATAGAAACTCACCGCCATCTCGTCCGGCGCCATGGTGGAGTCGCCGCGCACGCCGATCCGTTCGCCGTAGGGCGGGTTGGTCAGCAGGATGCCGGGGCCATCGACCGGCGGGCTGACATGCTGGGCCTCGATCTGCTTCAGTGGCACGTCGAACAGGATGCCGGCAATCTTGAGGTTATGGCGCGTCATTTCCACCATGTCGCCCGAGATGTCGGAGCCGAAGATGGTGGGTTCCGTCGGCAGTGGATTGGCCTTGATGGCCGCTTTCATCTCTTGCCAGGCCGCGCGGTCGAAGTCGGCGAATTTCTCGAAGGCGAAGCGGCGGCGCGCACCGGCCGGGATGCCCTGCACCATCTGCGCCGCTTCGATGAGGATGGTGCCGGAGCCGCACATCGGGTCGAACAGGGGCACGCCCGGCTTCCAGCCCGACACGCGCAGCATGCCGGCGGCCAGGTTCTCGCGCAGGGGCGCATCGCCCGTTTCTTCGCGCCAGCCGCGCTTGAACAGCGCCTCGCCCGAGGTGTCGAGGTAGATGATGAAATTGCGCTGGTCGAGGAAACCGACGATACGCATGTCCGGCTCGCGCGTGTCGACCGAAGGACGCTTGTTGAACATGTCGCGGAAGCGGTCGCAGATCGCGTCCTTGATTTTCAGCGTCGTGAATTCCAGGCTTTTCAGGGGCGACTTCACGGCCGTGACGTCGACGCGGATCGTGTGGTCGACGCCGAACCAGTCTTCCCAGGGCTGCTCGAGCACGAGGTCGTAGATGTCGTTTTCGTTGTTGTAGCTGCGCTGTCCCATGCGCATCAAGACGCGCGAAGCGATGCGCGAATGCAGGTTGACGCGGTAGGAGTCGACCAGCGTACCCGAGCAGTGCACGCCGCCGGGGACCTGGTTATGGACTTTCAGCGTCGGGCTGTGGGCCTGGGCGATCTCGAGGAGTTCTTCGGCCAGCGCCGCTTCCATGCCGCGGGGGCAGGGGCAAAAATAGGAGGTCATGGGGGTACCCTTTGTCCGTTGAGTGAAAAATGATGTGGTGGCAGCGCCGCCGCTGCCGGCCACCAAAATGCCTGTGTTTGCGGCTTCCGGTCGAGCCGCCGATGATCAGCCGATGATACCGCGTGGGCAGAGCCCACCCTACGTTACTGGTTGTTCATGTTGTCGATTCTTCGGTCGAGCCGCCGATGATCAGCTGGTGAGACCGCGTGGGCAGAGCCCACCCTACGGTGCACAGCAGATCGTAGGGTGGGCTCCGCCCACGCGGTCGTACCGCGGAATACCGCAAAGCTGGTTCAAACCACGACAATCAGTTCGTAGGGTGGGCACGTCCTTGAAGTCCTCGACTTCAAGGACCCCACGCGGTCGTGCTTACGCAAACCGCAAAGCCCGCGCTCGCCTAAAAGTCAGAACGGCTTGACCACCACCAGAATCACGATCAGCGCCAGCAACACCACCGGCACCTCATTGAAGTACCGGAACCAGGTATGGCTGCGCTTGTTGGTACCGGCCTCGAATTTCTTCAGGATCGATCCACAGGCATGATGGTAGCCGATCGTCAGCACCACCAGCGCCAGTTTCGCGTGCAGCCAGCCATGCTTGAAGCCGAACTCCCAGCCCAGCCACAGCCCCAGCAGCACCGCCGGCACCGACAGGATCAGGCTGAAACGGTAGAGCCGGCGCGCCATGCCGAGCAGGCGGGTGGTGGCGGCCGGGTCGGTTTCCTGTGCCAGGTTCACGAAGATGCGCGGCAGGTAGAACAGGCCGGCGAACCAGGAGGCGATGAAGACGATGTGAAAGGCTTTGATCCAGAGGTACATGCGGGTCCTTGTTATTAGTATGTCAGCTGCGTACTTCGCCGTGGCCGAACACCACGTATTTGAGGGAAGTCAGCCCTTCCAGCCCGACCGGTCCGCGCGCATGCAGCTTGTCGTTCGAGATGCCGATCTCGGCGCCGAGGCCATATTCAAAACCATCGGCAAAACGCGTCGAGGCGTTGACCATCACCGAGCTCGAATCGACTTCGCGCAAGAAGCGCAGCGCGGCGCTGTAGTCCTCGGTGACGATGGCTTCCGTGTGCTTGGACGAGTAGCGGTCGATGTGGTCCATCGCTTCCTCGATGCCGGCGACGATCTTCACTGCCAGGACAGGCGCCAGGTATTCAAGACTCCAGTCTTCCTCGGTCGCCTCGACCAGGTGCGGATAGCCGGCCAGGATCGCAAGCGCTTCAGGGTCGGCGCGCAGCTCGACTTCCTTCGCCTTGTAGCGCTGGGCCAGTTGCGGCAGCACGCTTGGGGCGATCGCGCGTGCCACCAGCAGGGTTTCCATGGTGTTGCAGGTACCGTAGCGGTGGCATTTCGCATTGAAGGCGATCGCGAGCGCTTTGTCGACGTCGGCCTTGTCGTCGATGTAGACGTGGCAGATGCCGTCCAGGTGCTTGATCATCGGGACCGTCGCTTCCTCGATCAGGCGCGCGATCAGGCCCTTGCCGCCGCGCGGGACGATCACGTCGACGTATTGCGGCATGGTGATGAGCGTCCCGACGGCGGCGCGGTCGACCGTATCGACCACCTGCACGGCGTCCTGCGGCAGCCCGGCTTTCTGCACGCCCTCCGTGACCAGCCTGGCCAGCGCGCGGTTGCAGTGGATCGCTTCCGAGCCGCCGCGCAGGATGGCCGCGTTGCCGCTCTTGATGCACAGGCCGGCCGCATCGACCGTCACGTTGGGGCGCGCTTCGTAGATGATGCCGATCACGCCCAGCGGCACGCGCATCTGGCCGACCTGGATGCCCGACGGACGCGACTTCATGTTCGAGATCTCGCCGATCGGGTCGGGCAGCGCGGCGATCTGGCGCAGGCCTTCGACCATGGTAGCGATCGCGTTCGGCGACAGCACCAGGCGCTCCAGCAGCGCCGGCGCCAGGCCCGCGGCACGCGCCGCGTCGAGGTCGCGTTCGTTCGCGGCGGTGAGCACGGCCGCCTCGCGTTCGATCGCCTCGGCGATCAGGAGCAGCGCGCGATTGCGGGTAGCGCCATCGGCCCGCGCCATCGCGCGCGACGCAGCGCGGGCATTGCGGCCCAGCGTGTGCATGTAGTCGGTGATGTCCATGGTTGATTCCAGTGTGCGTTGAGCGGCCAAAACGATGTTGATGGAAGTGCCGGGGTGACGAGGCGTAGGTGATGTGGTCAGCGTCGCACCGCGTAGGCACGGAGTGCCCACCCTACGAAATTCGATACAGTGCACGGGCCAAGCGGAGAGCATCCGGTGCACGCGAATCGTTGACGCGTCCCGTAGGGTGGGCTCTTGAGCCCACGCGGATCGTGAACATCGATAACGGCGCACCTGCAGGTCCATGGCAGGGCGCACACCACAAACGGCCAACGATCGAAACTACCTGGCCACCTTCAACGCCAGCTGCAGCATCGCATCCCACGCATCCCCCGCGAACGCCTTGGCCCGTAAACCCTTGACCATCCTGTCGACCTGCGCCGCCTCCTGCAGCGCGCCTTCCAGCACGGGCAGCGACACGCGCCGCAGCGCCGGCTCCATCATGCGTTCGCGCGGGCCCCAGATGCGGTATTCCTTCAGCAGCGCGCCCAGCGGACGCCCCTGCGCCATCCCGGCTTTCAATTTTAACAGCGTGCGGATTTCTTCGGAGACGGCCCACAAGACCAGCGGCAGCGCCTCGCCCTCGCCCTTCAAGCCCTCGAGCATGCGGGCGAGGCGTGCCGGGTCGCCCGCCAGCATCGCCTCGGACAACTTGAACACGTCGTAGCGCGCCACGTTCAGGACGGCGTCCATCACCTGCTCGTAGGTCAGCTTGCCCGGCTCGTGCAGCAGTCCCAGCTTCTGGATTTCCTGGTGCGCCGCGAGCAGGTTGCCCTCGACGCGGTCGGCGATGAAATCCAGGCTCTGGCGGTCGGCGCTCTGGCCCTGGCTGGACAGGCGCATGCCGATCCAGGCGGGCAGCTGGGCGCGTTCCACGTTCGGGATCTCGATGTAGATGGCGGCCTGCTGCAGGCTCGCCACCCAGGACGCCTTCGCCGTCTGCCAGTCGAGCTTCGGCAGCGTGATCAGGGTCAGGTTGTCCGGACTGAGGTCTTTCGCATAGGCCTGCAGCGCCGCACTGCCGTCCTTGCCGGGTTTACCCGTGGGGATGCGCAGTTCGATTAGCTTCTTGTCGCCGAACAGCGACATGGCCTGGTTCGCGGCCAGCAGTTCGCCCCACTTGAAGCTGCGCTCGACGGTGAGCACGTCGCGTTCGGTGTGGCCGGCCGCGCGCGCGGCGCGGCGGATCTTGTCGGCCGCCTCCAGCGCCAGCAGGTGCTCGTCGCTGGTGATGACGTACAGCGGCGCCAGGCCTTTGGCGAGGTGGGCGTCGAGCGCGTCAGGGCGCAGTTGCATCGGTCTTGCTCATGGATTCAGCGGGCCCTCACGGCGCCGGCTTGATGGCAGCCAGGCGGCGCATGATCTGCTGCACCAGGTCGGACTGCATGTCGCGGTACAGCAGCGCTTCCTCGCCCTCTTTCGCCAGCACGGCCTCTTCGCTGAAGGCGAGATTGCGGCGCAGCGTGATCTCGGTCGGGCCGAGCAGCAGGTTGCCGGCACGGTCGCGCACCTGGAACACCAGCGTGTAGCCCAGCAAATACTCGCGCACGCGGCCGAGGTTATTCAGCGACAGGATGGTCTTGTTGCGGGTTTCCGTCAGCACCTCGAACTGCGCCTCGGCTTCCTTCGGCGTGCCGGCGATGACGACACGGTCGCCCGCACGCAGGTTGCGCTTGAGCTCATTGCCGAGCGGGGAGGTGTCGGCAAAGGCGAGATAGATGCTCGAGAACGGCATGTTGTAGGCACCGTTCGATCCGCGCAGCTGGAAGCCGCAGGCCGAAACGATCGTCGCCAGCAGCAGGGCCGCCAGCGCGCGCGAAATCAGGGAAGAGAAAGCGCGCATGAATTACACCACGATGTTGACGAGTTTGCCGGGCACGACGATGACCTTCTTCGGCGTGCCTTCGATGAACTTCTGGACCGCCTCGGAAGCCAGCGCCGCCGCTTCGATGGCCGCCTTGTCGGCATCCTTGGCCACTTTGACGGAACCGCGCAGCTTGCCGTTCACCTGGATCATCATCTCGATCTCGGATTGCTCCAGCGCGGCTGGGTCGACCTGCGGCCACTGCACGTTCAGGATGTCGCCGTGGACCGCGGCATAGCCCAGGTCCTGCCACAGCGCGTGGGTGATGTGCGGCGCCACCGGGTTCAGCAAACGCAGGAAGATCGAGAAGCCTTCGGCGATCACCGCGCTTGATGCGGCGCCGTCGGCCAGCTTGGCGGATTCCAGGGTATTCAACATCTTCATGCAGGCCGAGACGACCGTGTTGTACTGGATGCGTTTCAGGTCGTAGTCGGCCTGCTGCAGCACCTTGTGCACTTCGCGGCGCAGGGTCTTCTGGGCGTCGTCCGTCGCCGCCGCCGATCCGCCTGCCGCCAGCGCCACGGCAATGCGCTCGCGCTGGGCGTAGCCATAGGCCCAGACGCGGCGCAGGAAGCGGCTGGCGCCTTCGACGCCGCTGTTCGACCACTCCAGGGTCTGCTCCGGCGGCGAGGCGAACATCGTGAACAGGCGCGCGGTGTCGGCGCCGTATTGCTCGATCTGCGCTGCCGGGTCGATGCCGTTGTTCTTCGACTTCGACATCTTCTCGGTGCCGCCGATCGTGACCGGCTGTCCGTCGGCCTTGAGCACCGCGTTCTGCGGACGGCCCTTGTCATCAAAAGTGAGTTCGACATCGGCCGGGTTGTACCAGGTTTTTTTACCAGCCGCGTCTTCGCGATAATAGGTTTCGTTCAGCACCATGCCCTGGGTGAGCAGGTTCACGAAAGGCTCGTCGAATTTCACCAGGCCGAAGTCGCGCATGACTTTCGTCCAGAAGCGCGCGTACAGCAGGTGCATGACCGCGTGCTCGATGCCGCCGATGTACTGGTCCATCGGCATCCAGTAATCGTTGCGCGCGTCGACCATGGCCTCGTTCGAGCCCGGCGAGGTATAGCGCATGTAGTACCAGGACGAATCGATGAAAGTATCCATCGTGTCGGTCTCGCGGCGCGCTGGTTTACCGCACTTCGGGCAGTCGCATTTGAGGAAGGCTTCGTCCTTGTTCAGCGGATTGCCGGTGCCGTCCGGGACCAGGTGCTCGGGCAGCACGACCGGCAGGTCCTTCTCGGGCACGGGCACCGCGCCGCAGTCGCCGCAGTGGATCATCGGGATCGGGGTGCCCCAGTAGCGCTGGCGCGAGATGCCCCAGTCGCGCAGGCGGAAGGTAATCTTCTTGTCGCCCAGTCCTTGCGCGGCGAGGTCGCCCGAGACGGCGTTCACCGCGGCGGTGTAGTCCAGGCCATCGTACTTGCCGGAGTTGATGGTGCGGCCGTTTTCTTTATCGCCATACCACTCCTGCCAGCCGTCCAGCGAATACTCCTGGCCTTCGACGGCGACGACCTGCTTGATGGGTAAATCGTATTTTTTGGCGAACTCGAAATCGCGCTCGTCGTGGCCCGGCACGCCCATCACGGCGCCGTCGCCGTAGGTGATCAGGACGTAGTTGCCGACCCAGACCGGCACCTGCTCGCCGGTCACCGGATGCGTCACGGACAGGCCGGTCGGCATGCCCTTCTTCTCCATCGTCGCCATGTCGGCTTCGATGACGGAACCCTTCTTGCACTCGGCGATGAAGGTCTGCAGTTCCGGGTTGTTCTTCGCGGCGTGCTGGGCCAGCGGATGCTCGGCGGCGACGGCGCAGAAGGTCACGCCCATGATGGTGTCGGCGCGGGTGGTGAAGACGTAGAGCTTGCCGTCGTTGATCAGCTCACCGGCTTCATCCATGATCACGTGCGGGAAGGCGAAGCGCACGCCGACCGACTTGCCGATCCAGTTGGTCTGCATGGTGCGTACGCGCTCCGGCCAGCCCGGCAGCTTGTTGTCGACATGGTCGAGCAGCTCGTCGGCGTAGTCGGTAATGCGCACGTAGTACATCGGGATTTCGCGCTTCTCGATCGGCGCGCCCGAACGCCAGCCCTTACCGTCGACGACCTGCTCGTTGGCGAGCACGGTCTGGTCGACCGGGTCCCAGTTCACGGTGCCGGTCTTCTGGTAAATGATGCCCTTCTCGAGCATTTTGAGGAACATCCACTGGTTCCACTTGTAGTACTCGGGCTTGCAGGCGGTCATCTCACGCGACCAGTCGATGGCGAGACCCATCGATTCCATCTGCCCGCGCATGTGGGCGATGTTCGAATACGTCCATTCCGCCGGCGGCACGTTGTTCGCCATCGCCGCGTTTTCCGCCGGCATGCCGAAGGCGTCCCAGCCCATCGGCATCAGCACGTTGTAGCCATTCATCCGCAGGTAGCGGTACATCACGTCATTGATCGTATAGTTGCGCACGTGACCCATGTGCAGCTTGCCGGATGGGTAAGGCAGCATCGAGCAGGCGTAGTATTTTCCCTTGGGGAAACGCGGGTCGTTCTCGACGGCCTTATAGGCGTCGATCGACTTCCAGTACGCCTGGGCGGCCTGTTCAACTTCGGCTGGACTATATTTATCTTGCATGATGTTCTGCGGACGAAATTTTAGAGGTGGAACAAAACATTATACTGGTTCATCTTGCACTGCG from Massilia sp. Se16.2.3 carries:
- a CDS encoding HDOD domain-containing protein, whose product is MHQPDQDIRNRLLIARLPAMPQILIKLIEHLQADDLGMQELAALIANDAGMTAKLLAVAGSSAYQRNGRGASLEQALAALGTDMIKTLVISDSVFQTFGSFPHSDSTDLRAFWKRSLGAAVIARELARRIGYPHLEEAYLGGLLHNVGRLALLATAPREYAFNFTALDDEDLCAVEQRTLQITHAEAGAWLIERWQLDSFLADAVLYHHESSERLEAAHPLIRIVRLAHLMSSHPDDLEALRDGAALCGLPAGEIDEVLATAARQVDKAAAHRASTCLAPTIFPRRRRWRRRRTRSSSACLTRCRA
- a CDS encoding multidrug effflux MFS transporter, whose translation is MLPPTDPDQLPKDPVIPVPLPTPHKIVMLSAGGLATLLAALSMLGPFSIDAYLPAFPLIRADLHASAIEVQQTLTAYMLAFAGMVLWHGALSDAFGRRNVILVALVVFAIGTFGCAAASTVHYLWVFRILQGVSAGAGVVVGRAIIRDLYSDAPAARLLSMVTMIFSIAPAMAPVMGGWIVTWFDWRAIFLALCGYTVILGWVCWQHLPETVPRTQRQPFNPRFLAQSYGAIFSSFLFHMKAGIAALNFAGLFLYISAAPVLIPVHLHLGPSEFAWLFVPTVSGIFLGSMAANRMAGKRSFSRQIWIGFGFMLSAVAFNVGYHLLLPPALPWTVLPMFFFTFGSSLIAPGATLLALDLFPHIRGTVASCQSFISTLLGAVVAGVISPMLSHSVLTLALGQAGFVLLSLTCWMTAQRYRRLRGHSPV
- a CDS encoding class I SAM-dependent RNA methyltransferase; the encoded protein is MEAALAEELLEIAQAHSPTLKVHNQVPGGVHCSGTLVDSYRVNLHSRIASRVLMRMGQRSYNNENDIYDLVLEQPWEDWFGVDHTIRVDVTAVKSPLKSLEFTTLKIKDAICDRFRDMFNKRPSVDTREPDMRIVGFLDQRNFIIYLDTSGEALFKRGWREETGDAPLRENLAAGMLRVSGWKPGVPLFDPMCGSGTILIEAAQMVQGIPAGARRRFAFEKFADFDRAAWQEMKAAIKANPLPTEPTIFGSDISGDMVEMTRHNLKIAGILFDVPLKQIEAQHVSPPVDGPGILLTNPPYGERIGVRGDSTMAPDEMAVSFYSALGTTLKQRFAGWTVFLFTADLSLPKLLRLKEARKTPFFNGALECRLFRFDMVAGYNRREEAKPKPDANAQ
- a CDS encoding HAMP domain-containing sensor histidine kinase translates to MQSMMLVSEVGRTLARQESEAGLLEAMVRSARVLFDFDNTVVLLQDPTGQMLVGAPGGHNARIAEFAIPLALAKGGQIAAAAQARRIAYIGREGAPLGLAEEQLLRMLGTDSMVCLPLVAGGRCPGVMVGGVAAWQVPVCQKRERFLQSFGVQAASALETALLEHGQARRQLASVAEEYREASRRLLHEVNNPLAIIKNYLSVLDSKLERQEPVATEMSVLNEEIDRVGQLVQGLAELKPQAANARVIDVATVAGDVVRLFRAGQFVPANVDIATELDEGARLAEGDPDLLKQILVNLVKNAVEALAPGGGRIAIVNRGQVHRERKLYVELAVTDTGPGLPPEVMAKLFSAVQSTKEGAHRGRGLAIVHGLVTKLNGHIACRSGRNGTAFDILLPAPSGASGAPALSTRALGSV
- a CDS encoding EAL domain-containing protein — encoded protein: MNVYSASGDPGSASGQLDSGNEARLLLVDDEPRLLASLHELLKGRGFHLTTAGSGTEAIAHLSRSRFDLVLLDLRLPDIGGHEIMDFMNERGVGADVIVMSGEVGIDAAIGALKRGAYDYLRKPYSREELLKTVGNALRQRRLALDNTRIAQQLENSEKMYRYLVDSSPDIIYTLNHEGRFTFVNDRAYQLLGFTRDELIGKHYSILVHEEDLERARYVFNERRVDERASRNVELRLKCRGARSSGGDRTFNNTLMTISLNSIGMHVPDSEVKKLEFFGTYGVARDITDRKRAEEVISYQAYHDILTDLPNRILFKDRLGLAVIQAKRKQTELAVMFIDLDRFKLVNDTLGHVKGDELLQQAALRLKGCLRKGDTIARQGGDEFTIVLPELRDRDDARIIADKFLESLQRPFDLDGHEVHISASIGIAIYPGDGESIDELLRHADIAMYQVKALGKNGHSFYHDSMLDVSHQKIALEQSLRRALEHGELEMYYQPQIDSGSGRIIGAEALMRWNHPTRGLLSAGEFLPFAEENGLMLPISDWMIVALCRDMLQWNLVSGQAVRLSLNLSPQYLDRGDFFEKMRDALVRYGISPGQIEVEITENICIRNPQYAIEQLNKLCQLGVSVAIDDFGTGYSSLSYLHRFPIHTMKIDQSFVKEIHDADGHYPVILAIISIARGLGLHLIAEGVETEIQADYLRANGCETMQGYLFHRPISLTSFIGVLRAQGRTPAPRKSAH